In Toxotes jaculatrix isolate fToxJac2 chromosome 11, fToxJac2.pri, whole genome shotgun sequence, a single genomic region encodes these proteins:
- the LOC121189258 gene encoding calpain-2 catalytic subunit-like, with amino-acid sequence MTSTADRLAHQQEREQGIGTNEQAVKFSQQDYETLRQQCLESGRLFEDNCFPADRKSLGYNELGPYSSKTRGVVWKRPTELCSNPKFIDNGATRTDICQGALGDCWLLAAIASLTLDHQILARVVPPGQNFTEDYAGIFHFQFWQFGEWVDVVVDDCLPTKDGKLLFVHSAEGSEFWSALLEKAYAKVNGCYEALAGGNTIEGFEDFTGGIAEIYTLDKAPPELFQIIKKALSLGSLMGCSIDITSAYETEAVTALKLVKGHAYSVTGAEEVHYRGQLVQLVRIRNPWGQVEWTGPWSDGSREWNYISEDEKSNLNHVAEDGEFWMSYSDFIKQFSKLEICNLTPDTLMGNNVGHWNHYQFEGMWRIGSTAGGCRNNPATFTSNPQFVVCLDDVDDDPLDGEDGCTFLVGLMQKDGRQQRRLDRDLETIGFAIYKVPDEYKGSSNIHLGPDVLLRQRAVAMSSSFINTREVCNRFKLPPGEYAIVPSTFYPHKNGSFILRVFSEKQAATSRLEEEIDAKIEEEEISESDVDPHFKRLFKQIAGSDMEVSVFELVEILNNVVSHRSDIKTDGFSLETGRLIVSLMDTDESARLGLMEFHKLWSKIEKYLEIFKTHDTDNSGTMSSHEMRGAATKAGFHINSAVLQAIVSRYADAQYAIDFDSFVSCLIKLEMLFKMFKALERDDSGKIELNLQQWLCLAIY; translated from the exons ATGACATCCACGGCAGATCGACTGGCCCATCAGCAGGAGAGGGAACAGGGTATTGGCACCAACGAGCAGGCAGTGAAGTTCTCTCAGCAGGATTATGAAACATTGCGGCAGCAGTGTCTGGAGAGTGGACGTCTGTTCGAAGACAACTGCTTTCCAGCTGACAGAAAATCCCTGGGCTACAATGAACTGGGACCATACTCATCCAAGACCAGGGGGGTGGTTTGGAAGAGGCCAACG GAGCTGTGTTCCAACCCAAAGTTCATAGATAATGGAGCCACAAGGACGGACATTTGCCAAGGAGCTCTGG GTGACTGCTGGCTTCTGGCTGCAATAGCCTCTCTGACTCTAGACCACCAGATCCTGGCTCGTGTGGTTCCTCCTGGACAGAATTTCACTGAAGATTATGCTGGGATATTTCACTTCCAG TTCTGGCAGTTTGGTGAATGGGTGGACGTAGTGGTCGATGACTGTTTGCCCACCAAGGATGGcaaactgctgtttgttcacTCAGCAGAGGGTTCTGAGTTTTGGAGTGCACTGCTGGAGAAGGCCTACGCTAA GGTGAATGGCTGCTATGAGGCCCTGGCAGGTGGGAACACTATAGAGGGTTTTGAGGATTTCACAGGTGGAATCGCAGAAATATACACCTTAGATAAGGCTCCACCAGAGCTCTTCCAAATTATAAAGAAGGCCCTGAGCCTGGGTTCACTGATGGGCTGCTCTATTGAT ATAACCAGTGCCTATGAGACAGAGGCAGTTACGGCTCTCAAACTTGTTAAAGGACACGCATACTCAGTCACTGGTGCAGAGGAG GTTCATTACCGAGGCCAACTGGTTCAGCTGGTCCGCATCAGGAACCCCTGGGGTCAGGTGGAGTGGACGGGGCCTTGGAGTGATGG GTCCAGGGAGTGGAACTACATCAGTGAAGATGAGAAATCAAACTTGAATCATGTGGCTGAAGATGGAGAGTTCTG GATGTCCTACTCAGACTTCATAAAACAGTTCTCCAAGCTGGAGATCTGCAACTTGACCCCAGACACACTCATGGGTAATAACGTGGGCCATTGGAACCACTACCAGTTTGAAGGGATGTGGAGGATCGGCTCCACTGCTGGCGGCTGCCGCAATAACCCAG CCACATTTACATCCAACCCTCAGTTTGTGGTGTGTCTGGATGATGTGGATGATGATCCTCTGGACGGGGAGGATGGATGCACATTTCTGGTGGGGCTGATGCAAAAGGACGGCCGACAGCAGAGGAGGCTTGATCGTGATCTTGAGACCATTGGCTTTGCCATCTATAAG GTCCCAGATGAG TACAAAGGCAGCAGCAATATTCATCTAGGTCCAGATGTCCTGCTGCGACAGAGAGCTGTGGCCATGAGCAGCAGCTTCATCAACACACGTGAAGTGTGCAACCGCTTCAAACTTCCTCCAGGGGAATACGCCATAGTCCCCTCAACCTTCTACCCTCACAAGAATGGCAGCTTCATTCTCAGGGTGTTCTCAGAGAAACAGGCCGCAACCAG TCGCCTGGAGGAAGAGATTGATGCTAAAATAGAGGAG GAGGAGATTTCTGAGAGCGATGTGGATCCTCATTTCAAGCGTCTCTTCAAGCAGATTGCTGGCAGT gACATGGAGGTATCTGTCTTTGAACTGGTTGAAATACTGAACAATGTTGTCTCCCACC GGTCTGATATCAAGACAGACGGATTCAGCCTTGAGACAGGTCGACTGATTGTCAGTCTGATGGAT ACAGATGAAAGTGCCAGGTTGGGACTGATGGAATTCCATAAGCTGTGGAGCAAAATCGAGAAATACCTG GAGATCTTCAAGACTCATGACACAGACAACTCTGGCACCATGAGCTCCCACGAGATGAGAGGCGCTGCCACTAAAGCAG GTTTCCACATCAACAGCGCTGTGCTACAGGCCATCGTCAGTCGCTACGCTGATGCTCAGTATGCCATAGACTTTGACAGTTTTGTGAGCTGCCTCATTAAACTGGAAATGCTCTTCA AAATGTTCAAGGCTCTGGAAAGAGATGACTCAGGGAAGATCGAGCTGAACCTGCAACAG TGGCTGTGCCTGGCGATCTACTAG
- the LOC121189259 gene encoding calpain-2 catalytic subunit-like yields MSGIAAKLQHNRERSHGIGSNSNAVKYLNQDFESLRRSCLERGQLFEDDCFEALPSSLGFNELGPNSYKTRGITWKRPMELCSNPKFIVENATRTDICQGALGDCWLLAAIASLTLNKQVLSRVVPHDQSFEENYAGIFHFEFWQFGEWVDVVVDDRLPTRDGKLLFVHSAEGSEFWSALLEKAYAKLNGCYEALSGGSTTEGFEDFTGGIAERHDLSTADPHLFKIIKKALDRGSLLGCSIDITSASDSEAVTYRKLVKGHAYSVTGAEQVEYRGDMVQLIRIRNPWGQVEWNGDWSDNSSEWRYVSDDDRERLTNRSEDGEFWMSFPDFLRHYSRLEICNLTPDALTGDEYKKWAETEFEDTWRRGVSAGGCRNYPNSFWMNPQFVIKLDEVDDDPDDGEEGCTFIVGLMQKNKRRMRKMGEDMETIGFAIYELPEEYSGQRQVHLKKNFFLRSCSAARSETFINLREVCSRLCLPPGEYLIVPSTFEPNKNGDFYVRVLSEKQADFQEIDDPVDCNVEEIDIDEDDISSRFRRLFGQLAGDDVEISVFELQRILNRVVTKRDDIKTNGFSLETCRSMVNLLDKDGSGKLGLVEFKILWTKIEKFLDLYKDRDTDQSGCMSASEMRSAVEAAGFTLNNPLHQIIVARYSESDLTIDFDNFVGSLVRLESLFKTFKALDKDGSGEIELGFMEWLNLVMV; encoded by the exons ATGTCGGGCATTGCAGCGAAGCTTCAGCACAACCGAGAGCGATCCCATGGAATTGGATCCAACTCAAACGCGGTGAAATACCTGAACCAGGACTTCGAGTCGCTGAGGAGAAGCTGTCTGGAGAGAGGTCAGCTGTTTGAGGATGACTGCTTTGAGGCTCTGCCCTCATCCTTAGGCTTCAATGAACTGGGACCGAATTCCTACAAAACTCGGGGGATCACCTGGAAGAGACCCATG gAGCTATGTTCCAATCCAAAATTCATTGTCGAAAACGCGACCAGGACTGATATTTGTCAAGGAGCGCTTG GTGACTGCTGGCTCCTGGCAGCCATCGCCTCCTTGACTctcaacaaacaggttttgtCTCGGGTTGTCCCCCATGACCAAAGCTTTGAGGAGAACTATGCTGGCATCTTTCACTTTGAG TTCTGGCAGTTTGGTGAATGGGTGGACGTAGTGGTCGATGACCGTTTGCCCACCAGAGATggaaagctgctgtttgttcactCAGCAGAGGGCTCTGAGTTTTGGAGCGCACTGCTGGAGAAGGCCTATGCCAA GCTGAATGGATGCTACGAGGCTCTTTCTGGAGGCAGCACCACTGAGGGTTTTGAGGACTTCACCGGAGGCATTGCTGAGCGGCACGACCTGAGCACGGCAGATCCCCATCTTTTCAAAATCATTAAGAAGGCCCTGGACAGAGGCTCCCTTCTGGGATGCTCCATTGAT ATCACCAGCGCGTCTGACTCAGAAGCTGTCACGTATCGTAAGCTTGTGAAGGGCCACGCCTATTCAGTGACAGGAGCAGAGCAG GTGGAGTACAGAGGAGACATGGTGCAGCTGATCAGGATTAGAAACCCATGGGGTCAGGTGGAGTGGAATGGAGACTGGAGTGACAA TTCTTCCGAATGGAGATATGTGAGTGACGATGATCGGGAGAGGCTGACTAACCGTTCTGAGGATGGGGAGTTCTG GATGTCATTTCCTGACTTCCTGCGCCATTATTCTCGCCTTGAGATCTGTAACCTCACCCCTGATGCTCTCACAGGCGACGAGTACAAGAAATGGGCAGAGACAGAGTTTGAAGACACATGGAGAAGGGGCGTGTCAGCTGGTGGCTGCAGAAACTATCCAA ATTCCTTCTGGATGAATCCTCAGTTTGTCATTAAGCTGGATGAGGTGGATGACGACCCCGATGATGGCGAGGAGGGCTGCACCTTCATTGTGGGCTTGATGCAGAAGAACAAGCGCCGTATGAGGAAAATGGGGGAGGACATGGAGACCATCGGCTTTGCCATCTATGAG CTGCCTGAGGAG TACTCTGGCCAAAGGCAAGTGCACCTGAAGAAAAACTTCTTCCTGCGCAGCTGTTCAGCAGCACGCTCTGAGACCTTCATCAACCTGCGGGAAGTGTGCAGCCGCCTCTGTCTTCCCCCTGGAGAATACCTCATCGTCCCCTCCACCTTTGAACCCAACAAGAATGGAGACTTTTATGTGCGGGTGCTCTCAGAGAAACAGGCTGATTTCCA AGAGATTGATGATCCTGTGGACTGCAATGTAGAGGAG ATTGATATTGATGAAGATGACATCAGCAGCAGATTCAGGAGACTGTTTGGACAGCTTGCCGGAGAT GATGTGGAGATTTCTGTATTCGAGCTGCAGAGAATCCTCAACAGAGTGGTGACGAAGC gaGATGACATCAAAACCAATGGGTTTAGCCTCGAGACTTGCCGCAGCATGGTCAATCTGCTGGAT AAAGATGGAAGCGGCAAGCTGGGACTGGTAGAATTTAAGATCCTGTGGACAAAGATTGAGAAGTTCCTG GATCtatacaaagacagagacacggaCCAAAGTGGTTGTATGAGCGCCTCTGAGATGCGGTCAGCTGTTGAGGCTGCTG GTTTCACCCTCAACAACCCTCTGCATCAGATAATTGTGGCCCGCTACAGCGAATCAGACCTCACCATTGACTTTGACAACTTTGTGGGCAGCCTGGTCCGTTTAGAGTCACTCTTCA AAACCTTCAAGGCCCTGGACAAGGATGGGTCTGGTGAGATAGAGCTGGGTTTCATGGAG tggCTGAATCTGGTGATGGTGTAG
- the cfl1l gene encoding LOW QUALITY PROTEIN: non-muscle cofilin 1-like (The sequence of the model RefSeq protein was modified relative to this genomic sequence to represent the inferred CDS: inserted 1 base in 1 codon) translates to MSQPALLPYDPXSSLTAAAIFSLLPAPSHIRSKMTSGVKVADQVKDIYNEMKVVKSDADQAERIRLVVFEIKNGYIDVEEGKIFREKDLENVDDIFSFFLSQLDPRKCRYMLYDCHFETKESSKKEELVFVMWAPESGTIKEKMNYASSKESIRKVLTGIKHELQMNDLSDYGDRDNFAERMGKGVIKIEGHNVRHA, encoded by the exons atgAGTCAACCTGCTCTCCTTCCTTATGACc tcagcagtttgactgctgctgccattttttctctgctgccagCTCCTTCACACATCAGAAGCAAAATG ACGTCTGGAGTAAAAGTCGCTGACCAAGTGAAGGACATctacaatgaaatgaaagtagTGAAAAGCGATGCTGATCAGGCCGAACGTATAAGATTGGTGGTATTTGAAATCAAAAATGGTTACATCGACGTGGAGGAGGGGAAGATTTTCCGGGAAAAGGACCTGGAAAACGTGGATGATATattcagcttcttcctctctcagctgGATCCCAGAAAGTGCCGCTACATGCTGTATGACTGCCACTTTGAAACCAAGGAATCAAGTAAAAAGGAGGAACTGGTCTTTGTGATGTG GGCTCCTGAATCAGGAACcatcaaagagaaaatgaaCTACGCAAGCTCAAAAGAATCCATTAGGAAGGTCCTGACAG GTATCAAACATGAGCTGCAGATGAACGACCTTTCAGATTACGGAGACAGGGATAATTTTGCGGAGAGAATGGGGAAAGGTGTAATCAAAATCGAGGGCCACAATGTGAGACATGCATGA